A region of the Streptomyces durocortorensis genome:
TGCCGGTTGCCGGAGTCCCGCACCGCGCCTATGGCGTTGCCCACCGGGTTGACCGCCGCCGCCACACCGTTCTCGACCGGGCCGAAGACCCTGGCGGCGGCGTGCCGCGCGCCGTCGACCGGTGACCCCTCGCCGCCCCGGATGTCCACCGTGATCAGGGCGAATGCGATGGCGATCAGCAGCACCAGGAGCAGCCGGCTCTCTCGTGTGTCCCTCACGTGCGGCGGCCGTGCCTTCCTCATCGGAATGTTCGTACCCGTCTGTACGCCTCCGCGGATGCCTCTGCGTCAGCACACGTACGGCAACGATCTGTATCAACGATCCGGCGTGCGGAGCAGTAGCGTCCGCACACCGGATCGGGTGGTGTTTCTGCCCGCCCTAGCGGCGGGGCTGGGCGTCCAGCACCTGCTGGAGCGCCTCGAACTCCTCGACGCACTTGCCGGAGCCGAGCGCCACCGAGTCCAGCGGGTCCTCGGCGATGTGGATCGGCATGCCGGTCTCGCGGCGCAGCCGTTCGTCCAGGCCGCGCAGCATCGCGCCGCCGCCGGTGAGGACGATGCCACGGTCCATGATGTCGCCGGAGAGCTCGGGCGGGCACTTGTCGAGCGTCGTCTTCACGGCGTCGACGATCGCGTTGACCGGCTCCTCGATGGCCTTGCGGACCTCGGCGGCCGAGATGACGACCGTCTTGGGCAGCCCGGAGACCAGGTCGCGGCCGCGGATCTCGGTGTGCTCGTCCTTGTCCAGGTCGTACGCCGAACCGATGGTGATCTTGATCTGTTCGGCGGTCCGCTCACCGAGGAGGAGCGAGTACTCCTTCTTGATGTGCTGGATGATCGCGTTGTCCAGCTCGTCACCGGCGGTCCGGATCGACTGGGCAGTGACGATTCCGCCGAGCGAGATCACGGCGACCTCGGTGGTGCCGCCACCGATGTCGACGACCATGTTGCCGGTGGCCTCGTGGACCGGCAGACCGGAGCCGATCGCCGCCGCCATGGGCTCCTCGATGATGTGCACCTGGCGCGCGCCGGCCTGCGTGGACGCCTCGATGACCGCGCGGCGCTCGACCCCGGTGATACCGGAGGGCACACAGACGACGACGCGGGGGCGCGCCAGGTAGCGACGCTTGTGGATCTTGAGGATGAAGTAGCGGAGCATCCGCTCCGTGATCTCGAAGTCGGCGATCACGCCGTCCTTCAACGGCCGCACGGCAACGATGTTGCCCGGCGTGCGCCCGATCATCTTCTTGGCCTCGGAGCCGACCGCCAGAATTCCGCCGGTGTTGGTGTTGATGGCCACGACGGACGGCTCGTTCAGGACGATGCCGCGCCCCCTGACGTACACCAGCGTGTTGGCAGTCCCGAGGTCGATAGCCATGTCACGGCCGATGAACGACATTGAGTTCCCCTTGTTCCCCATGAGGATGCGTCGGGCCTTCCCAGGAAGCGGTGATGGCTTGTTCTGGTAGGCGAGGTGGCGCTGCGGGCGTGGAAGCTTCCATCGTAGTGCCGTATGCACGGACACAGCGCGAGGGTCCTTCGCCAGTGTGAGCGGAACGGGTGCCCGTCCTACCCATGGTGACGTTATGTCGGAGGGATGCGTTCCCGCGATACCGAACCCTATGCCGAGGGGCGACCGAATTACTTCGGTCGCCCCAGGCGAACAGCGCTGTTTGGCCGATCGAGTCAGGAAAGTCCGGGGAAGAAAAGCTTCAGTTCTCGCTCTGCGGACTCCTCGGAGTCCGAGGCGTGGATGAGGTTCTCCCGGGTGATCGTGCCGAAGTCCCCGCGGATGGACCCGGGCGCGGCGGCGATCGGGTCGGTGGGGCCGGCCAGGGCGCGGACGCCCTCGATGACCCGCTCACCTTCGGCCACCAGGGCGACGACCGGGCCGGAGGCCATGAACTCCACGAGCGGCTCGTAGAAGGGGCGGCCCTTGTGCTCGCCGTAGTGCTGCTCCAGCGTCTCCTGGTCCAGGGTGCGCAGCTCCAGCGCGGTGATGCGCCAGCCGGCCTTCCGCTCGATGCGACCGACGATCTCGCCGATCAGGCCACGGCGGACGGCGTCGGGCTTGAGCAGGACGAGGGTGCGCTGAGTCATGTGTGGCTCCTTGCAAGGCCAGGCATTACGGGTGCGGTGAGGGCGAGATTACAGGGGTACGGGAACGGCTCGGCGCCCGGGTTCACCCAGGGTCACCTTCGGGCCCCGGGTCGAGTCGCCTCAGGCCGTGGCCTCGCCGGCCTCCTGCTGGGCGGCCCAGCGGGCCTTCGCCTCGTCGACCTTGCGGCCGTAGTGGACCGAGGCCCACCACAGCCCGCCGAAGACCAGCCCCAGGATGAACATCATCGGGACCACGAAGCCGCTGAGGACCAGCGCGATCTGGAGCGCCCAGCCCAGCTGGACACCGCCGGGGCGGGTGATCACTCCGCACAGCAGCACGGACAGCGCCATGCCGACGCCGCACACCGTCCAGACCGCGGCCATGGAGACGTCGTCCAGCTTCATCGCCACGAGACCGGCGAAGCCGATCACGAAGAACTCACCGATCAGCGTCGAGGCGCAGAGCGTACGCATCCTTCTCCTCAGCCCCTTCCCAGCAGCAGCCGGGCCTCGCCGACCGTGATCACCGATCCGGTCACCAGCACTCCGGCGCCCGCGTACTCGTCGTCCTCCTCGGCCAGCGTGATCGCCGCCTCCAGGGCGTCGTCGAGGCGCGGCTCGACCTGGACGCGGTCGTCGCCGAAGACCTCGACGGCGATCGCGGCCAGCTCGTCCGCGTCCATCGCGCGGTCGGTGGAGTTCTGCGTGACGACGATCTCGGCGAAGATCGGCTCGAAGGCCTCAAGCAGCCCGCGCACGTCCTTGTCGCCGCTCGTGCCGACCACACCGATCAGCCGGGAGAAGCTGAACGCCTCGGAGATCCCCTCGGAAGCCGCCCTGGCCCCGGCCGGGTTGTGCGCGGCGTCCAGCACGACGGTCGGGCTGGAGCGCACGACCTCCAGGCGGCCGGGCGAGAGCACCGAGGCGAACGCCTTGCGGATCGCGTCGACGTCGAGCGAGCGGGCCTGCTCGGCGCCGATGCCGAAGAACGCCTCGACGGCGGCGAGCGCGACGGCCGCGTTGTGCGCCTGGTGCGCCCCGTACAGCGGGAGGAAGACGTCCTCGTACTCGCCACCGAGTCCGCGCAGGGTGAGCAACTGTCCGCCGACCGCGATCTCGCGGGAGGCGACGCCGAACTCCATGCCCTCGCGGGCCACGGTGGCGTCCACCTCGACGGCCTTCTTCAGCATGACCTGCGCGGCGTCCACCGGCTGCTGGGCCAGGATGACCGTGGCGCCCTGCTTGATGACCCCGGCCTTCTCCCCGGCGATCTCGGCGGGCGTGGTGCCGAGCCGGTCGGTGTGGTCCAGCGAGATCGGGGTGACGACGGCGACGGTGGAATCGATGACGTTGGTGGCGTCCCAGGTGCCGCCCATGCCGACCTCGACGACCGCGACGTCGACGGGCGCGTCGGCGAAGGCCGCGTACGCCATGCCGGTGAGCACCTCGAAGAAGGAGAGCCGGTAGGGCTGCTGGGCGTCGACCATCTCGACGTACGGCTTGATGTCCTCGTACGTCTCGATGAACCGCTCGGGCTCGATCGGGGAACCGTCCAGGCTGATCCGCTCGGTGATCGACTGGACGTGCGGGGAGGTGTAGCGGCCGGTGCGCAGCTCGAAGGCGTTGAGCAGGGCCTCGATCATGCGGGCCGTGCTGGTCTTGCCGTTCGTGCCGGTGATGTGGATGGAGGGGTAGGCGCGCTGCGGCTCGCCGAGGACGTCCATCAGCGCGGCGATGCGCGTGACGGACGGCTCCAGCTTGGTCTCGCCCCAGCGTCCGGCGAGCTCCTGCTCCACGGCGCGCAGCGCCTTGTCGGTCTCGGGGTCGGCGGGGCGGGCAGGGACCGCTTCGCCCTGGGGGTGGCCCGAGTGGGTGCGCAGCGTGCGGCTCCCGGCCTCGATCACCGCCAGGTCGGGGTCGCGCTGGGTCGCCTCGTCGACGATCCCCTCGAAGGTGTCGTCGGGATCGGGCGCGTCGTGCCGGTCTGAAGGGCGGGGCTCACTCACGGGGCCAGTCTACGGATGGCCACCGACATCGCACGCAGCGCCCGGCACGGTAAGCCCTGAGGGAGCGGCGGGGCGCCGAAGGCGTACGGCGAAGCCCCCGCATCCCGGTCGGTCGGGGTGCGGGGGCTTCGCGGTCAGCACATCAGCTCTGCGGGAGGGCCGCCAGCTGGGCGCCGATCCGCTCGATGTCGGCCTCGGCCTTGGCGAGCCGGCCGCGGATCTTGTCGACCACGTTGTCCGGGGCCTTGGCCAGGAAGGCCTCGTTGCCGAGCTTGCCCTCCGCCTGGGCCTTCTCCTTGCGGGCCGCCTCCAGGTCCTTCGTGAGGCGCTTGCGCTCGGCCGCCACGTCGATCGTGCCGGACAGGTCCAGGGCGACGGTGGCCCCGGCGACCGGGAGGGACGCGGTGGCGCTGAAGCCGTCCCCGGGAGCCTCCAGGCGCAGCACCTGACGGATGGCCGCCTCGTGCGGCACGAGCGCGGTGCCGGTCAGGGTCAGCTCGGCCGGGACCTTCTGGCCGGGCTTGAGCCCCTGGTCGCCCTTGAAGCGGCGGACCTCGGTGACGACCTGCTGGACGAGCTCGATCTCCTTCTCGGCCGCCTCGTCACGGAAGCCGGAGTCCGCGGGCCACTCGGCGACGACGACGGACTCGCCTCCGGTCAGCGTGGTCCACAGGGTCTCCGTGACGAAGGGGACGATCGGGTGAAGGAGGCGCAGGGTGACGTCGAGGACCTCGCCGAGGACCCGGCCGGAGACCTTGGCCTGCTCGCCTCCCGCGAAGAACGTCGTCTTGGACAGCTCGACGTACCAGTCGAAGACCTCGTCCCACGCGAAGTGGTAGAGCGCGTCGGAGATCTTCGCGAACTGGAAGTCGTCGTAGAAGCGGTCGACGTCGGAGACGGTCTCGTTGAGGCGGGACAGGATCCAGCGGTCGGTGGCCGTCATCGCGGAGGGGTCCGGGAGCGGTCCCTCGACCGTCGCGCCGTTCATCAGGGCGAACCGGGTGGCGTTCCAGATCTTGTTGGCGAAGTTCCGGGAGGCCTTGACCCAGTCCTCGCCGATCGGGACGTCGGCGCCCGGGTTGGCGCCGTTGGCCAGGGTGAAGCGGACGGCGTCGGAGCCGTAGGCGTCCATCCAGTCGATCGGGTCGACCGCGTTCGGGTTGGACTTCGACATCTTCTTGCCGAACTCGTCGCGGACGAGGCCGGTGAGGGCGACCGTCTTGAACGGGATCTCGCCGTCCATCGCGTACAGGCCGAACATCATCATCCGGACGACCCAGAAGAAGATGATGTCGTGGCCGGTGAGCAGGACGTCCGTGGAGTAGAACTTCTCCAGGTCCGGTGTCTGTTCCGGCCAGCCGAGCGTGGAGAACGGCCACAGGCCCGAGGAGAACCAGGTGTCGAGGACGTCCTCGTCCTGGATCCAGCCCTCGCCGGTGGGCGGCTCCTCGTCGGGGCCGACGCAGACGACCTCGCCGTTCGGGCCGTACCAGACAGGGATGCGGTGGCCCCACCAGAGCTGGCGCGAGATGCACCAGTCGTTGAGGTTGTCGACCCAGTCGAAGTAGCGGCGCTCCAGCTCCTTGGGGTGGATGTCGACCCGGCCGTCACGGACCGCGTCGCCCGCGGCCGCGGCGAGCGTCTCGACCTTGACCCACCACTGGAGTGAGAGCCGCGGCTCGATGGTGGTCTTGCAGCGGGAGCAGTGCCCGACGGAGTGCATGTACGGGCGCTTCTCCGCGACGACCCGGCCCTGCTCGCGCAGCGCCTCGACGATCGCGGAACGCGCCTCGAAGCGGTCCAGGCCCTCGAAGGGACCGGGGACCGTGATGACACCGCGTCCGTCCATGATCGTGACCGACTCCAGGCCGTGGCGCTGGCCGATGGCGAAGTCGTTGGGGTCGTGGGCCGGGGTGACCTTGACCGCGCCGGTGCCGAACTCCGGGTCGACGTGGGTGTCGGCGACGACCGGGATGGTCCGGTCGGTCAGCGGCAGCTTGATGCGCTTGCCGATGAGATGGGCGTAGCGCTCGTCGTCGGGGTGGACGGCGACTGCGGTGTCACCGAGCATCGTCTCGACGCGGGTGGTCGCGACGACCAGCGTCTCGTCCCCCTCGCCGTACTTCAGGGAGACCAGCTCGCCGGCGTCGTCCTGGTGGTCGACCTCCGCGTCCGAGAGGGCCGTCATACAGCGCGGGCACCAGTTGATGATGCGCTCGGCGCGGTAGATCATGCCGTCGTCGAACAGGTTCTTGAAGATCGTCTGGACGGCGCGGGACAGGCCTTCGTCCATGGTGAACCGCTCGCGC
Encoded here:
- a CDS encoding valine--tRNA ligase, with translation MTENSSQQPASNPELPTTYTPADVEGKLYERWVERGYFEADAKSEKPPYTIVIPPPNVTGALHLGHAFQVTLMDALTRRKRMQGFETLWLPGMDHAGIATQNKVEQQLAEEGKSRHDIGREAFVERTWQWKEEYGGRILGQLRRLGAGLDWSRERFTMDEGLSRAVQTIFKNLFDDGMIYRAERIINWCPRCMTALSDAEVDHQDDAGELVSLKYGEGDETLVVATTRVETMLGDTAVAVHPDDERYAHLIGKRIKLPLTDRTIPVVADTHVDPEFGTGAVKVTPAHDPNDFAIGQRHGLESVTIMDGRGVITVPGPFEGLDRFEARSAIVEALREQGRVVAEKRPYMHSVGHCSRCKTTIEPRLSLQWWVKVETLAAAAGDAVRDGRVDIHPKELERRYFDWVDNLNDWCISRQLWWGHRIPVWYGPNGEVVCVGPDEEPPTGEGWIQDEDVLDTWFSSGLWPFSTLGWPEQTPDLEKFYSTDVLLTGHDIIFFWVVRMMMFGLYAMDGEIPFKTVALTGLVRDEFGKKMSKSNPNAVDPIDWMDAYGSDAVRFTLANGANPGADVPIGEDWVKASRNFANKIWNATRFALMNGATVEGPLPDPSAMTATDRWILSRLNETVSDVDRFYDDFQFAKISDALYHFAWDEVFDWYVELSKTTFFAGGEQAKVSGRVLGEVLDVTLRLLHPIVPFVTETLWTTLTGGESVVVAEWPADSGFRDEAAEKEIELVQQVVTEVRRFKGDQGLKPGQKVPAELTLTGTALVPHEAAIRQVLRLEAPGDGFSATASLPVAGATVALDLSGTIDVAAERKRLTKDLEAARKEKAQAEGKLGNEAFLAKAPDNVVDKIRGRLAKAEADIERIGAQLAALPQS
- a CDS encoding rod shape-determining protein; translation: MSFIGRDMAIDLGTANTLVYVRGRGIVLNEPSVVAINTNTGGILAVGSEAKKMIGRTPGNIVAVRPLKDGVIADFEITERMLRYFILKIHKRRYLARPRVVVCVPSGITGVERRAVIEASTQAGARQVHIIEEPMAAAIGSGLPVHEATGNMVVDIGGGTTEVAVISLGGIVTAQSIRTAGDELDNAIIQHIKKEYSLLLGERTAEQIKITIGSAYDLDKDEHTEIRGRDLVSGLPKTVVISAAEVRKAIEEPVNAIVDAVKTTLDKCPPELSGDIMDRGIVLTGGGAMLRGLDERLRRETGMPIHIAEDPLDSVALGSGKCVEEFEALQQVLDAQPRR
- a CDS encoding DUF4233 domain-containing protein, whose product is MRTLCASTLIGEFFVIGFAGLVAMKLDDVSMAAVWTVCGVGMALSVLLCGVITRPGGVQLGWALQIALVLSGFVVPMMFILGLVFGGLWWASVHYGRKVDEAKARWAAQQEAGEATA
- the ndk gene encoding nucleoside-diphosphate kinase, coding for MTQRTLVLLKPDAVRRGLIGEIVGRIERKAGWRITALELRTLDQETLEQHYGEHKGRPFYEPLVEFMASGPVVALVAEGERVIEGVRALAGPTDPIAAAPGSIRGDFGTITRENLIHASDSEESAERELKLFFPGLS
- the folC gene encoding bifunctional tetrahydrofolate synthase/dihydrofolate synthase yields the protein MSEPRPSDRHDAPDPDDTFEGIVDEATQRDPDLAVIEAGSRTLRTHSGHPQGEAVPARPADPETDKALRAVEQELAGRWGETKLEPSVTRIAALMDVLGEPQRAYPSIHITGTNGKTSTARMIEALLNAFELRTGRYTSPHVQSITERISLDGSPIEPERFIETYEDIKPYVEMVDAQQPYRLSFFEVLTGMAYAAFADAPVDVAVVEVGMGGTWDATNVIDSTVAVVTPISLDHTDRLGTTPAEIAGEKAGVIKQGATVILAQQPVDAAQVMLKKAVEVDATVAREGMEFGVASREIAVGGQLLTLRGLGGEYEDVFLPLYGAHQAHNAAVALAAVEAFFGIGAEQARSLDVDAIRKAFASVLSPGRLEVVRSSPTVVLDAAHNPAGARAASEGISEAFSFSRLIGVVGTSGDKDVRGLLEAFEPIFAEIVVTQNSTDRAMDADELAAIAVEVFGDDRVQVEPRLDDALEAAITLAEEDDEYAGAGVLVTGSVITVGEARLLLGRG